The following proteins are encoded in a genomic region of Coffea eugenioides isolate CCC68of chromosome 6, Ceug_1.0, whole genome shotgun sequence:
- the LOC113773424 gene encoding protein STRICTOSIDINE SYNTHASE-LIKE 10-like isoform X1 — protein sequence MMNSRSLLLFPKSITYKLFLAATAAAVLVSTLVSVEPPEKLPTKDDNEHRQNQQLHPELFQIFGAAGPESLAFKKDGTGAAAATGPYAGVSDGRIIQWRGNESRWVNFAITTPDRTGCDGSHDPVEAESRCGRPLGLSFNEKSGDLYIADAYMGLLLVGSSGGLAISLAKEAQGIPFKFTNGVVVDQTSGIVYFTDSSTKFQRREYISVILRGDNSGRLMKFDPVTNKVTVLLDGLMFPNGVALSKNGDFLLVAETTNCRILKYWLEASKAGKVEPFAELPGFPDNIKRNQKGEFWVAIHSRREGVFNWILSNPWLRNFLAILPFDFTRAHSLLGDYGGHGLAVKLSENGDIIQILEDKSGETWKHSSEIAEENGYLWIGSVKLPYAVKLRVSK from the exons ATGATGAACTCACGGAGTCttcttctctttccaaaatccATCACCTATAAGCTGTTTCTTGCAGCCACAGCTGCAGCAGTCCTAGTATCTACACTTGTCTCAGTCGAACCACCAGAAAAATTGCCTACAAAAGATGATAATGAGCATCGTCAAAATCAGCAGCTGCACCCGGAACTTTTTCAGATTTTTGGTGCAGCCGGCCCCGAGAGCCTAGCATTTAAAAAAGATGGCACAGGAGCTGCTGCTGCTACTGGCCCTTATGCCGGAGTTTCCGACGGCCGCATAATCCAGTGGCGGGGAAACGAGAGCCGGTGGGTCAATTTTGCTATAACAACCCCAGACAG AACTGGTTGTGATGGTTCACATGATCCTGTGGAGGCAGAATCCAGATGTGGGAGACCATTGGGCCTAAGTTTCAATGAGAAAAGCGGTGATCTGTACATTGCAGATGCTTACATGGGCCTACTTTTGGTGGGCTCCAGTGGTGGATTGGCAATATCTCTAGCAAAGGAAGCCCAAGGAATTCCTTTTAAGTTTACCAATGGTGTGGTTGTTGATCAAACAAGTGGCATAGTATATTTTACTGATAGCAGTACAAAATTCCAAAGGAG GGAATACATTTCTGTAATACTTAGAGGTGACAACTCAGGTAGACTGATGAAATTCGATCCTGTAACTAATAAAGTCACTGTTCTTCTAGATGGTCTTATGTTCCCAAATGGAGTGGCATTGAGCAAAAATGGTgattttcttcttgttgctGAGACTACAAACTGCAGAATACTGAAATATTGGCTTGAAGCATCAAAGGCTGGCAAGGTTGAACCCTTCGCAGAACTTCCAGGCTTCCCAGACAACATCAAAAGGAACCAAAAAGGTGAATTTTGGGTGGCAATTCATTCCAGAAGAGAGGGTGTTTTTAACTGGATTCTTTCAAATCCTTGGTTACGAAATTTTCTAGCCATACTCCCTTTTGATTTTACTAGAGCTCACTCATTATTAGGTGATTATGGAGGGCACGGATTGGCAGTTAAATTAAGTGAAAATGGTGATATAATACAGATATTAGAGGACAAAAGTGGGGAGACATGGAAACACAGTAGTGAAATAGCTGAAGAAAATGGATATTTGTGGATAGGATCTGTAAAATTACCTTATGCTGTCAAATTAAGAGTCTCCAAGTAA
- the LOC113773424 gene encoding protein STRICTOSIDINE SYNTHASE-LIKE 2-like isoform X2, with protein MMNSRSLLLFPKSITYKLFLAATAAAVLVSTLVSVEPPEKLPTKDDNEHRQNQQLHPELFQIFGAAGPESLAFKKDGTGAAAATGPYAGVSDGRIIQWRGNESRWVNFAITTPDRTGCDGSHDPVEAESRCGRPLGLSFNEKSGDLYIADAYMGLLLVGSSGGLAISLAKEAQGIPFKFTNGVVVDQTSGIVYFTDSSTKFQRRWSYVPKWSGIEQKW; from the exons ATGATGAACTCACGGAGTCttcttctctttccaaaatccATCACCTATAAGCTGTTTCTTGCAGCCACAGCTGCAGCAGTCCTAGTATCTACACTTGTCTCAGTCGAACCACCAGAAAAATTGCCTACAAAAGATGATAATGAGCATCGTCAAAATCAGCAGCTGCACCCGGAACTTTTTCAGATTTTTGGTGCAGCCGGCCCCGAGAGCCTAGCATTTAAAAAAGATGGCACAGGAGCTGCTGCTGCTACTGGCCCTTATGCCGGAGTTTCCGACGGCCGCATAATCCAGTGGCGGGGAAACGAGAGCCGGTGGGTCAATTTTGCTATAACAACCCCAGACAG AACTGGTTGTGATGGTTCACATGATCCTGTGGAGGCAGAATCCAGATGTGGGAGACCATTGGGCCTAAGTTTCAATGAGAAAAGCGGTGATCTGTACATTGCAGATGCTTACATGGGCCTACTTTTGGTGGGCTCCAGTGGTGGATTGGCAATATCTCTAGCAAAGGAAGCCCAAGGAATTCCTTTTAAGTTTACCAATGGTGTGGTTGTTGATCAAACAAGTGGCATAGTATATTTTACTGATAGCAGTACAAAATTCCAAAGGAG ATGGTCTTATGTTCCCAAATGGAGTGGCATTGAGCAAAAATGGTga
- the LOC113774775 gene encoding protein STRICTOSIDINE SYNTHASE-LIKE 10 has translation MAMNPKLLLTATALAVLSVIWAFGTTSNMLRPPAIEGSRDLLHKADTVNLTGAVGPESLAFDPNGEGPYTGVADGRILKWQGHQLGWVDFAVTSSQRKECFHPFAPDMEHICGRPLGLRFDRKNGDLYIADAYLGLQVVGPTGGLATPMVTEVEGAVLRFTNDMDIDEHEDVIYFTDTSTVFQRRQFISSVLSADRTGRLMKYDKSTKEVNILLRGLAFANGVSLSKDQSFVLVAESTTCRIVRFWLRGPNAGKHDTFTELPGFPDNIRRNSKGEFWVALHAKTGLLIKWVIANSWSGKTLLKLPLSFKQLHHFLVGGQAHATAIKLSEEGEVLEVLEDLDGKTLRFISEVEERNGKLWIGSVLMPFIGIYNLD, from the exons ATGGCAATGAATCCAAAGCTCCTCTTGACTGCTACAGCACTTGCAGTTCTCTCAGTCATCTGGGCCTTCGGCACAACCAGTAATATGTTAAGACCACCAGCGATAGAGGGCTCCCGTGATTTGCTGCATAAAGCAGACACAGTTAATCTAACAGGTGCAGTTGGGCCAGAAAGTCTTGCTTTTGACCCCAATGGAGAAGGTCCCTACACTGGTGTGGCTGATGGTCGGATTCTCAAGTGGCAAGGCCATCAACTTGGCTGGGTTGATTTTGCAGTCACCTCCTCTCAAAG GAAGGAgtgttttcatccatttgcgCCGGATATGGAGCATATATGTGGGAGGCCTTTAGGACTTCGGTTTGATCGGAAGAATGGGGATCTATATATTGCTGATGCCTATTTGGGCCTCCAAGTGGTAGGGCCAACTGGAGGCTTAGCTACTCCAATGGTGACAGAGGTTGAAGGTGCTGTTCTACGCTTCACCAATGACATGGACATTGACGAGCATGAAGATGTCATTTACTTCACAGACACAAGCACAGTATTCCAGCGAAG GCAATTTATATCGTCAGTCTTGAGCGCAGACAGGACAGGAAGACTGATGAAATATGATAAATCCACCAAAGAAGTAAATATTTTGCTTCGGGGACTTGCTTTTGCTAATGGTGTGTCTCTAAGCAAAGATCAGTCCTTTGTGCTTGTGGCTGAATCCACTACTTGTAGAATAGTGAGATTCTGGCTTCGAGGGCCTAATGCAGGAAAACATGATACTTTTACTGAGCTACCAGGATTTCCAGACAATATTAGAAGGAATTCGAAAGGAGAGTTTTGGGTGGCTTTGCATGCAAAGACTGGACTTCTCATAAAGTGGGTCATTGCCAATTCTTGGTCTGGGAAGACTTTGTTAAAGCTTCCCTTAAGCTTCAAGCAACTGCACCATTTTTTAGTAGGAGGGCAGGCTCACGCAACAGCAATAAAGCTTAGTGAGGAGGGTGAAGTTTTGGAAGTCTTGGAAGATCTTGATGGGAAGACCCTGAGGTTTATCAGCGAAGTTGAGGAGAGAAATGGGAAGTTGTGGATTGGATCTGTTTTGATGCCTTTTATTGGAATCTACAATTTGGACTAA